A window of Aeromicrobium sp. Root236 contains these coding sequences:
- a CDS encoding response regulator transcription factor, translated as MTVIGICEDDPDVRRVLTDALKMSGYAVVIARNGREAVDNLGVRSGVEVLILDVGLPDADGRDVCQALRAGGQHAPVLFLTALDGVHDRVAGFHAGGDDYVVKPFAISEVLVRIAALLRRSRPEPVSVSGLTLHPDRLSVEAGGRESSLTPTEFRLLAAIAADPSAITRRRAAVAAAWPDGAMVSENTIDSYVRRIRVKLASIESPVELTTVRGVGFTLR; from the coding sequence ATGACGGTGATCGGCATCTGCGAGGACGATCCAGACGTCCGCCGCGTCCTCACCGACGCGCTCAAGATGAGTGGGTACGCCGTCGTGATCGCTCGCAACGGGCGCGAGGCGGTGGACAATCTCGGCGTGCGAAGCGGGGTCGAGGTGCTGATCCTCGATGTCGGGCTACCTGATGCCGACGGACGCGATGTCTGCCAGGCGCTGCGCGCCGGTGGACAACACGCTCCGGTCCTTTTCCTCACCGCTCTCGACGGGGTCCACGATCGCGTGGCGGGCTTTCACGCCGGCGGCGACGACTACGTGGTCAAGCCCTTTGCGATCTCGGAAGTTCTCGTACGCATTGCCGCGCTACTCCGTCGTAGTCGACCCGAACCCGTTTCCGTCAGTGGCTTGACCCTCCATCCCGACCGGCTTTCGGTCGAGGCAGGCGGTCGGGAGAGCAGCTTGACGCCGACGGAGTTCCGGCTGCTGGCCGCGATCGCCGCAGATCCGAGTGCCATCACGCGCCGACGTGCCGCCGTCGCTGCGGCGTGGCCAGATGGCGCCATGGTCAGCGAGAACACGATCGACTCGTACGTGCGACGTATTCGGGTCAAGCTGGCGTCGATCGAGTCGCCGGTCGAGCTGACGACCGTGCGAGGAGTGGGGTTCACCCTCCGATGA
- a CDS encoding Rho termination factor N-terminal domain-containing protein — MAAKPGKKTRPTKSEKKLAVATATVAELTAEIAVLRDRVKALEVEAATWRKRAEKQRSRVQKVRAKAEQAIAEANAKRKKAKARARQVIADHPRAEPLALRDAPKAPGPTWTVTQLRAAAKDQGVAGYSRMRKDQLLAELI, encoded by the coding sequence ATGGCTGCCAAGCCCGGCAAGAAGACCCGCCCGACGAAGTCCGAGAAGAAGCTCGCTGTCGCGACCGCGACGGTCGCGGAGCTGACGGCCGAGATCGCCGTGCTCCGCGACCGGGTCAAGGCCCTCGAGGTCGAAGCCGCGACGTGGAGGAAGCGCGCCGAGAAGCAGCGATCCCGCGTGCAGAAGGTGCGCGCCAAGGCCGAGCAGGCGATCGCCGAGGCCAACGCCAAGCGCAAGAAGGCCAAGGCGCGCGCCCGTCAGGTGATCGCCGATCACCCGCGGGCCGAACCCCTCGCCCTCAGGGACGCACCCAAGGCGCCCGGGCCGACGTGGACCGTGACGCAGCTTCGCGCAGCGGCCAAGGACCAGGGCGTCGCGGGCTACTCGCGCATGCGCAAGGACCAGCTGCTCGCCGAGCTGATCTAG
- a CDS encoding alpha/beta fold hydrolase — translation MTSSLAHDEQLLDVNGITLCAQTLGDPSAPTILLIGGAEASMDWWADELCARLAGGGRHVVRYDTRDTGRSTTYPPGKPPYGRDALLADAVALLDVLGIESAHVVGVSMGGDIAQRLAVRHPDRVTSLTLIATSPGGPDLPPMSEELAEKFAEGGDEAPDWSDREAVIAHYLDGEHTFAGTLPVDEDWVRLVAGRAWDRSPALASAQNHWLLDDGESVSGRLAEITAPTLVLHGTADPLLPYGHGEALAREITGARLVPLEGMGHGMPPLEVWDTAISEILAISEAGR, via the coding sequence ATGACCTCCTCTCTCGCTCACGACGAGCAGCTTCTCGACGTCAACGGCATCACGCTCTGCGCCCAGACCCTCGGCGACCCGTCCGCGCCGACCATCCTTCTCATCGGCGGCGCCGAGGCATCGATGGACTGGTGGGCCGACGAGCTCTGCGCCCGCCTGGCCGGCGGCGGTCGCCACGTCGTCCGGTACGACACTCGCGACACCGGCCGTTCCACGACGTACCCGCCGGGCAAACCGCCGTACGGTCGCGATGCGCTGCTCGCCGATGCCGTGGCGCTCCTCGACGTGCTGGGCATCGAGTCGGCCCACGTCGTCGGCGTCTCGATGGGCGGCGACATCGCCCAACGCCTGGCCGTGCGCCACCCCGACCGGGTCACCTCGCTGACCCTCATCGCCACCAGTCCCGGCGGGCCGGACCTGCCGCCGATGAGCGAAGAGCTCGCGGAGAAGTTCGCGGAGGGCGGCGACGAGGCACCGGACTGGTCCGACCGCGAGGCGGTCATCGCCCACTACCTCGACGGCGAGCACACGTTCGCCGGCACGCTCCCGGTCGATGAGGACTGGGTACGCCTGGTGGCCGGGAGAGCATGGGACCGCAGCCCGGCACTCGCGTCCGCGCAGAACCACTGGCTGCTCGACGACGGCGAGTCGGTCAGTGGGCGGCTCGCCGAGATCACGGCGCCGACCTTGGTGCTGCACGGGACGGCCGACCCCCTCCTGCCGTACGGGCACGGCGAGGCGCTGGCACGAGAGATCACGGGAGCGCGGCTCGTACCCCTCGAGGGGATGGGACACGGCATGCCGCCGCTCGAGGTGTGGGACACCGCGATCAGCGAGATCCTCGCCATCTCCGAGGCGGGCCGATGA
- a CDS encoding polyprenol monophosphomannose synthase, with amino-acid sequence MTPIVIIPTYNEALGVRITLDAVLRTAPDIDILVVDDSSPDGTGEVVKAHPRYPTQIHLLTRPQKNGLGAAYRAGFTWALDRGHDVIVQMDADLSHPPAKIPELIAALGHTDIAIGSRYVKGGGVGNWTLRRRLISRAGNAYVRMVLGLRVRDATAGFRAFRREALVTLGALESQSNGYSFQIENTWRAARLGLTTTEVPITFTDRTVGVSKMSPDIVREAVLRVLAWRWHEIRRRPPAPVTTADRSLDARV; translated from the coding sequence ATGACCCCGATCGTCATCATCCCGACCTACAACGAGGCGCTCGGCGTCCGGATCACGCTCGACGCGGTGCTGCGCACGGCCCCGGACATCGACATCCTCGTCGTCGACGACAGCAGCCCGGACGGCACCGGCGAGGTCGTGAAGGCGCATCCGAGGTATCCCACCCAGATTCACCTCTTGACCCGGCCACAGAAGAACGGCCTCGGTGCGGCCTACCGCGCCGGGTTCACGTGGGCCCTGGATCGCGGCCATGACGTCATCGTCCAGATGGACGCCGACCTGTCACATCCACCTGCCAAGATCCCCGAGCTCATCGCTGCCCTTGGGCACACCGACATCGCGATCGGGTCGCGCTATGTCAAGGGCGGTGGCGTCGGCAACTGGACCTTGCGACGACGTCTCATCTCACGGGCAGGCAACGCCTACGTCCGAATGGTTCTCGGCCTGCGGGTGCGGGACGCCACGGCGGGGTTTCGCGCGTTCCGCCGCGAGGCGTTGGTGACGCTCGGGGCGTTGGAATCACAGTCGAACGGCTACTCGTTCCAGATCGAGAACACGTGGCGGGCTGCCCGCCTCGGCCTGACCACGACCGAGGTTCCCATCACCTTCACAGACCGCACCGTAGGCGTCTCGAAGATGTCACCTGACATCGTCCGAGAGGCGGTGCTACGAGTCCTGGCGTGGCGCTGGCACGAGATCCGCCGTCGGCCTCCTGCTCCTGTGACGACCGCGGATCGGTCGCTCGATGCTCGGGTCTGA
- a CDS encoding GtrA family protein, whose product MLGSDRLAARLSSPEVVSFLAVGGVGYIVDIGAFNYLRSAPVFATLDPSIAKTFAVGLAMVVTYIGNRAVTWRGADAGGRRREIALFVVFNIIGLGFSVLTLAISHDLLGLTSRFSDNISANVIGLGLGTLFRYWSYKRFVFATARPGPDPDGNAIQGRHMKSWS is encoded by the coding sequence ATGCTCGGGTCTGACCGCCTGGCTGCTCGCCTGTCGAGTCCTGAGGTCGTCAGCTTCCTTGCCGTGGGCGGCGTCGGGTACATCGTCGACATCGGTGCCTTCAACTACCTTCGATCGGCGCCGGTCTTCGCCACCTTGGATCCGTCGATAGCCAAGACCTTCGCGGTGGGGCTCGCGATGGTCGTGACGTACATCGGCAATCGTGCCGTGACGTGGCGCGGCGCGGACGCCGGGGGACGGCGCCGTGAGATCGCGCTCTTTGTCGTCTTCAACATCATCGGACTGGGATTCTCCGTGTTGACTCTCGCCATCTCGCACGACCTGCTCGGTCTGACCAGCAGGTTCTCCGACAACATCTCGGCGAACGTCATTGGTCTCGGCCTCGGGACTCTCTTTCGCTATTGGTCCTACAAGCGATTCGTCTTTGCAACGGCGCGGCCTGGTCCAGACCCAGATGGGAACGCGATCCAGGGCCGACACATGAAGTCCTGGTCATAG
- a CDS encoding DNA-3-methyladenine glycosylase 2 produces MHTDHERCYRAAESRDARFDGVFYVGVRTTGIYCRPSCPAVTPKRENVTFYASAAAAQDAGFRACRRCRPDTTPGSPEWNVRADAVGRAMRLIADGVVEREGVDGLASRLGYSQRHVTRMLTQELGAGPLALARSNRAHAARVLIETTEMPMSDIAFAAGFASIRQFNDSVRHVYALSPTEMRGRRRSTPTGRVTLRLAVRQPFHADGLLEFLGGRLIAGVERIDGRTYARVMRLPHGLGAVQLTLHDDHVDCELELADLRDTAVAVQRCRRLLDLDADPLAIDEVLAEDPLLAPLVAAAPGLRLPSQVDGFEVAVRAIVGQQVSVAGARTILGRFAEAYGTPVTFDLAASHGLTHAFATPEALAEADDTALSMPRSRARALIGVAQAVADGKIELDPGADREAVRADLVALPGIGPWTADYISMRALAHPDVMLETDLIIRRMLERHGVEPERTERWKPWRSYAAMHLWRASADVERTLT; encoded by the coding sequence ATGCACACCGACCACGAACGCTGCTACCGGGCCGCTGAGTCGCGCGACGCGCGGTTCGACGGCGTCTTCTACGTCGGGGTCAGGACGACCGGCATCTACTGCCGTCCATCGTGCCCGGCGGTCACGCCCAAGCGCGAGAACGTCACCTTCTACGCCTCCGCCGCAGCGGCCCAGGACGCCGGCTTCCGAGCCTGCCGCCGGTGCCGTCCCGACACCACGCCGGGCTCGCCGGAGTGGAACGTACGCGCCGACGCCGTGGGCCGGGCGATGCGCCTGATCGCCGACGGCGTGGTCGAGCGCGAAGGCGTCGACGGCCTCGCGAGCCGCCTCGGCTACAGCCAGCGGCACGTGACCCGCATGCTGACCCAGGAGCTCGGCGCCGGACCGCTGGCTCTCGCACGCAGCAACCGGGCGCACGCCGCCAGGGTCCTCATCGAGACCACCGAGATGCCGATGTCCGACATCGCGTTCGCCGCCGGCTTCGCCTCGATCCGGCAGTTCAACGACTCCGTGCGCCACGTCTACGCGCTGTCGCCCACCGAGATGCGCGGTCGTCGCCGCAGCACGCCGACCGGCCGCGTCACGCTGCGCCTCGCGGTGCGCCAACCGTTCCACGCCGACGGGCTCCTCGAGTTCCTCGGCGGCCGGCTGATCGCCGGTGTCGAGCGGATCGACGGCCGGACATACGCCCGCGTGATGCGGCTGCCGCACGGTCTCGGCGCGGTCCAGCTGACGCTGCACGACGACCACGTCGACTGCGAGCTCGAGCTCGCCGACCTGCGTGACACCGCCGTCGCGGTGCAGCGGTGCCGGCGCCTGCTCGATCTCGACGCCGACCCGCTCGCGATCGACGAGGTGCTTGCGGAGGATCCGCTGCTCGCCCCGCTCGTGGCGGCGGCCCCGGGGTTGCGGCTGCCGAGCCAGGTCGACGGCTTCGAGGTCGCCGTCCGGGCGATCGTCGGCCAACAGGTCTCGGTCGCCGGGGCCCGTACGATCCTCGGCCGGTTCGCGGAGGCCTACGGCACCCCGGTGACGTTCGACCTCGCTGCCTCGCACGGCCTGACCCACGCGTTCGCGACTCCGGAGGCGCTCGCCGAGGCCGACGACACGGCCCTGAGCATGCCGCGGAGCCGGGCACGCGCGCTGATCGGTGTCGCGCAGGCGGTGGCCGACGGCAAGATCGAGCTCGACCCGGGCGCCGACCGCGAGGCCGTACGCGCCGACCTGGTCGCCCTGCCCGGCATCGGGCCATGGACCGCCGACTACATCAGCATGCGCGCCCTCGCGCACCCGGACGTGATGCTCGAGACCGACCTCATCATCCGCCGCATGCTCGAACGCCACGGCGTCGAGCCCGAACGCACCGAACGATGGAAGCCATGGCGTTCCTACGCCGCCATGCACCTCTGGCGCGCGAGCGCCGACGTCGAAAGGACCCTGACATGA
- a CDS encoding Rho termination factor N-terminal domain-containing protein, which yields MAARTKSSKKSGKGKGSPDSELAAAQEAIKNLRATVAKLEKSVGKLEDKLEKRVSELKRDAKKLRGAAEQAGKSAVKSARDAGKSAAKTARTSTRKARGGKPAPAAKVEVVPVQAAPKSELTVAELRAAARAQGVTGYSRMTKAQLVAALKG from the coding sequence ATGGCCGCACGTACCAAGTCGTCCAAGAAGTCGGGCAAGGGCAAGGGCTCGCCGGACTCGGAGCTCGCCGCCGCCCAGGAGGCGATCAAGAACCTCCGGGCCACCGTGGCCAAGCTGGAGAAGTCCGTCGGCAAGCTCGAGGACAAGCTGGAGAAGCGGGTCAGTGAGCTGAAGCGCGATGCCAAGAAGCTGCGCGGAGCGGCCGAGCAGGCCGGCAAGTCGGCGGTCAAGTCCGCCCGCGACGCCGGCAAGTCCGCGGCCAAGACCGCACGCACCTCGACTCGCAAGGCCAGGGGCGGCAAGCCCGCGCCGGCGGCCAAGGTCGAGGTCGTGCCCGTCCAGGCAGCGCCGAAGTCGGAGCTGACCGTCGCGGAGCTGCGAGCCGCGGCGCGTGCGCAGGGTGTCACCGGCTACTCGCGGATGACGAAGGCCCAGCTGGTCGCCGCCCTCAAGGGCTGA
- a CDS encoding HAMP domain-containing sensor histidine kinase codes for MTAMVVTVMLVLSALTNKNIEARLRDQLTAVSSTVKVGPDGSLTALETPDDTIDDTTWIYAADGALVEGPRVGQRLTATAESLADVRKQTRLDRHERSFLAGPVRRNGKVEAVVVVEAPLEPYESTRNLTLLGLLALALTVTGGSAAIAAWTVKRTLGPVESMAAQARDWSEHDLESRFDTTAADDEFGRLGRTLNVLLDRVAGALRSEQQLTSELAHELRTPLTAIRGEAELTIMASPGPAITERLDRVVALVDRMSITITSLLAIARNEARIETRTTAIALVNEVLDHRPDRPGLNVSSDGVEEVELSVPTELAVRALAPIVENAFTHARTSVEFLSVTHERSIDIMVSDDGVGIAADDLEAIFRSGQRGTGSAGAGLGLALSRRVARTLGGDVNVTSPHGPTTFTLTLPRS; via the coding sequence ATGACCGCCATGGTTGTGACGGTCATGCTCGTCCTCTCGGCTCTGACGAACAAGAACATCGAAGCGCGGCTTCGCGATCAGCTCACCGCTGTCTCCTCGACCGTCAAGGTCGGCCCTGACGGGAGCCTCACCGCGTTGGAGACACCCGACGACACCATTGACGACACCACGTGGATCTATGCAGCGGACGGCGCCCTCGTTGAAGGTCCCCGCGTGGGCCAGCGGCTCACCGCGACTGCGGAGTCGTTGGCTGACGTCCGCAAGCAGACCCGGTTGGACCGTCACGAGCGCTCGTTCCTGGCCGGCCCGGTGCGGCGCAACGGGAAGGTTGAGGCGGTCGTGGTCGTCGAGGCTCCGCTCGAGCCATACGAGTCCACTCGCAACCTCACTCTGCTGGGTCTGCTCGCACTCGCGTTGACGGTGACGGGCGGCTCTGCGGCGATCGCCGCCTGGACCGTCAAGCGCACCCTCGGACCGGTCGAGTCGATGGCAGCCCAGGCTCGCGACTGGAGCGAGCACGACCTCGAGTCCAGGTTCGACACGACCGCGGCGGACGACGAGTTCGGCCGGTTGGGCAGAACCCTCAACGTTCTCCTGGACCGTGTCGCCGGCGCGCTGCGCAGCGAACAACAGCTGACGTCCGAGCTGGCTCACGAGCTGCGGACGCCCTTGACCGCGATCCGCGGTGAAGCAGAGCTCACGATCATGGCCTCGCCGGGCCCGGCCATCACCGAGCGGCTCGACCGGGTCGTGGCCCTCGTGGATCGCATGAGTATCACCATCACGTCGCTGCTGGCCATCGCGCGCAATGAGGCTCGGATCGAGACCCGCACGACAGCGATCGCCCTCGTCAACGAAGTGCTCGACCATCGCCCCGACAGGCCGGGACTGAACGTCTCGAGCGACGGCGTCGAAGAGGTTGAGCTGTCGGTGCCGACCGAGCTGGCGGTCCGCGCGCTGGCACCCATCGTCGAGAACGCGTTCACGCACGCGCGCACGTCTGTCGAGTTCCTGAGCGTCACCCATGAGCGATCGATCGACATCATGGTCAGCGACGACGGCGTCGGGATCGCCGCGGACGACCTCGAGGCCATCTTCCGGTCGGGCCAGCGGGGAACCGGTTCAGCCGGGGCAGGGCTGGGCCTGGCGTTGTCGCGACGCGTCGCCCGAACGCTGGGCGGCGACGTGAACGTGACGTCGCCGCATGGCCCGACGACATTCACTCTCACCCTCCCCCGCTCCTGA
- a CDS encoding class I SAM-dependent methyltransferase — MFDYDAELVRYNAHLQAAADIQPDDLVLDIGCGAGQTSRQAARSAREGSVMGVDVSREMVERARLLAEEEGVGNVSFVHADAQTHRFEPQGFTVTISRYGTMFFADPVAAFTNIGSALRPGARLVQLVWQAADRQDWVTAIRAGIAGDRPLPPGLLGGPFSLADRTVTRHLLAAAGFDDVEVTEVHEPIQYGADAADAHAALLDLGMIDFLAPDLDGASAAQAPDRLRTVLEAHDGADGVWFDSACWLVTARWGR, encoded by the coding sequence ATGTTCGACTACGACGCGGAGCTCGTCCGCTACAACGCGCACCTGCAGGCTGCCGCTGACATCCAGCCCGACGACCTCGTCCTCGACATCGGCTGCGGAGCCGGACAGACCTCCCGCCAGGCTGCGAGATCCGCCCGCGAGGGATCCGTCATGGGTGTCGACGTGTCCCGGGAGATGGTGGAGCGCGCTCGCCTGCTCGCCGAGGAGGAGGGTGTTGGCAACGTCAGCTTCGTGCACGCGGACGCGCAGACCCACCGCTTCGAACCGCAGGGGTTCACAGTCACCATCAGCCGTTACGGGACCATGTTCTTCGCCGACCCGGTCGCGGCGTTCACCAACATCGGCTCGGCACTGCGACCGGGCGCACGACTCGTCCAGCTGGTCTGGCAGGCCGCCGATCGCCAGGACTGGGTGACGGCGATCCGTGCGGGCATTGCCGGTGACCGCCCACTGCCACCAGGGCTCCTCGGCGGACCGTTCTCGCTGGCCGATCGCACGGTCACCCGGCACCTGCTGGCTGCCGCCGGTTTCGACGATGTCGAGGTCACGGAGGTCCACGAGCCGATCCAGTACGGGGCGGATGCGGCCGACGCCCACGCCGCGCTGCTCGACCTCGGGATGATCGACTTCCTGGCACCCGACCTCGACGGCGCCTCGGCCGCCCAGGCACCTGACCGGCTGCGCACCGTGCTGGAGGCGCACGACGGCGCCGACGGGGTCTGGTTCGACTCCGCGTGCTGGCTCGTGACCGCTCGCTGGGGGCGTTGA
- a CDS encoding LLM class flavin-dependent oxidoreductase — MMRSALWLPLFDELADPKVVAGLAADAEAAGWDGCFVWDQLLWREPVRHVADPWISLAAMATATERLRIGPMITPLPRRRPTKVARETATLDRLSGGRLTLGVGLGGDQFAGELSRTGEELDDRRRGQMLDESLEILVAAWNGNPVHHQGEHYVVDGIEFRPRPVQEPRIPIWAAGFPGNARPMRRAARLDGFFPANLEHPDQLAEVVATITDLRTDRTAPYDFAVGLPYDVDPLPYAALGATWWLPEVPPGVSLDTVRGVLRDGPAMAGA, encoded by the coding sequence ATGATGCGCTCGGCCCTCTGGCTGCCGCTGTTCGACGAGCTCGCCGATCCGAAGGTCGTCGCAGGGCTGGCGGCCGATGCCGAGGCCGCCGGGTGGGACGGCTGCTTCGTGTGGGACCAGCTGCTCTGGCGGGAGCCCGTGCGCCACGTCGCGGATCCATGGATCAGCTTGGCCGCCATGGCGACCGCCACCGAGCGGCTGCGCATCGGCCCGATGATCACGCCGCTCCCCCGCAGGCGGCCGACCAAGGTCGCCCGGGAGACCGCGACCCTCGACCGGCTGAGCGGCGGGCGCCTCACCCTCGGGGTCGGCCTCGGCGGCGACCAGTTCGCGGGCGAGCTGTCCAGAACCGGCGAGGAGCTCGACGACCGCCGGCGGGGGCAGATGCTCGACGAGTCGTTGGAGATCCTGGTCGCCGCGTGGAACGGCAATCCCGTGCACCACCAGGGTGAGCACTACGTCGTGGACGGCATCGAGTTCCGGCCCCGGCCGGTCCAGGAGCCGCGCATCCCGATCTGGGCCGCCGGCTTCCCCGGCAACGCGCGACCGATGCGCCGGGCGGCCCGCCTCGACGGCTTCTTCCCGGCGAACCTCGAGCACCCGGACCAGCTCGCCGAGGTCGTCGCGACGATCACCGACCTGCGTACGGACCGGACCGCTCCGTACGACTTCGCGGTCGGCCTGCCGTACGACGTCGACCCGCTCCCGTACGCCGCGCTGGGCGCGACGTGGTGGCTCCCGGAGGTCCCGCCGGGCGTCTCGCTCGACACCGTCCGCGGAGTCCTGCGCGACGGTCCCGCGATGGCGGGTGCCTGA
- a CDS encoding LysR family transcriptional regulator, with translation MRDVELRHLAAFAAIAEEGSFGRAAARLGYTQSTVSQQVAALEKAVGGPVFDRPGGPRPARVTPLGALVLERGRELLARSADLSDAVERFKAGEGRIDIGTFQSVSSVILPSVVRRLRDEHPGCDIRLSEEEPDTPQIGQLDLLFYDGRVDGEVERVKLLDDPYLLVAGAGDFPEGPVRLARLDRVPMVAWPLDCDQPEMEEALARGGAHPRIVFRTAVNDALLSMVRAGLGCAVLPWLAVRGANVESDPTLSVHELQPAVPAREIHLHWPAGRTLSPLATRAIEIAVDVAAELGDPS, from the coding sequence ATGCGAGATGTCGAGCTGCGCCACCTCGCCGCGTTCGCGGCGATCGCCGAGGAGGGTTCTTTCGGCCGAGCCGCGGCCCGGCTGGGCTACACCCAGTCCACCGTGAGCCAGCAGGTCGCTGCGCTGGAGAAAGCCGTCGGCGGCCCGGTGTTCGACCGCCCCGGCGGGCCGAGACCGGCGCGCGTCACGCCGCTGGGGGCGCTGGTGCTGGAGCGCGGACGCGAGCTGTTGGCCAGGTCCGCGGATCTGAGCGATGCGGTCGAGCGGTTCAAGGCCGGTGAGGGCCGCATCGACATCGGTACGTTCCAGAGCGTCTCGAGCGTGATCCTCCCGTCGGTCGTCCGCCGTCTGCGGGACGAGCACCCCGGTTGCGACATCAGGCTCTCCGAGGAGGAACCTGACACGCCACAGATCGGCCAGCTGGATCTCCTGTTCTACGACGGCCGGGTCGACGGGGAGGTCGAGCGGGTGAAGCTGCTCGACGACCCCTACCTCCTGGTCGCGGGCGCGGGCGACTTCCCTGAGGGCCCGGTCCGACTGGCTCGGCTCGACCGGGTGCCCATGGTGGCCTGGCCGCTCGACTGCGACCAGCCCGAGATGGAGGAGGCGCTCGCTCGAGGTGGCGCCCATCCGCGGATCGTGTTCCGTACGGCGGTCAACGACGCGTTGCTGTCGATGGTGCGCGCCGGTCTCGGCTGCGCCGTCCTGCCGTGGCTGGCGGTGCGCGGCGCCAACGTCGAGTCCGACCCGACGCTCAGCGTCCATGAGCTGCAGCCTGCGGTGCCGGCGCGCGAGATCCACCTGCACTGGCCAGCCGGTCGCACGCTGTCACCGCTGGCGACCCGGGCGATCGAGATCGCCGTCGACGTCGCGGCGGAGCTGGGCGATCCGTCGTAG
- a CDS encoding DUF1761 domain-containing protein, protein MADLSIPGIVVAALAFSFLGVLWYGVMFGRTWQVASGLADDPTGTWPHPIVLGATMLVGLVLAFALATQIDADGVEHGFLLGLGAGAAAGLITLGRHRRRDSWSLTGFAVDAGYFVVGTALMGLIVGAFQAS, encoded by the coding sequence GTGGCTGACCTCTCGATTCCCGGCATCGTCGTCGCGGCGCTGGCCTTCTCGTTCCTCGGTGTCCTCTGGTACGGCGTCATGTTCGGTCGGACGTGGCAGGTCGCCTCGGGCCTCGCGGACGATCCGACCGGGACCTGGCCGCATCCGATCGTGCTCGGCGCGACGATGCTCGTGGGGCTCGTCCTCGCGTTCGCTCTCGCCACGCAGATCGACGCGGACGGCGTCGAGCACGGATTCCTGCTGGGCCTGGGGGCGGGCGCGGCTGCCGGACTGATCACGCTCGGGCGCCATCGCCGACGGGATTCCTGGTCCCTCACCGGCTTCGCCGTCGACGCCGGCTACTTCGTCGTCGGGACCGCGTTGATGGGCCTCATTGTCGGGGCGTTCCAGGCGTCCTGA
- a CDS encoding phosphatase PAP2 family protein, whose translation MRAPARLTALATTLVGGSIAGVFFLADSAREHDGVSAAVDPYVAADAVSARSAPLTAAAKLLTLVGSEAVVGVLALLLIIALLERRGPFFAMSAAAAMGVSASLTLGVKQLVARHRPGSGVRLGAVDRTYSFPSGHTLNSAVFLGLVVILLVPLMHRRRQRIAATCCLALLAVGIGLSRVYLGYHWASDVIASWLLAAAILALLGLVSAIWVRTPGHTDRSGADQVPAPNVTP comes from the coding sequence ATGCGCGCACCGGCTCGACTCACAGCCCTGGCCACCACCCTGGTCGGAGGTTCGATTGCCGGCGTGTTCTTCCTTGCCGACTCCGCCCGCGAACACGATGGAGTCTCGGCAGCCGTTGATCCGTACGTTGCGGCTGACGCAGTCAGCGCAAGATCCGCTCCCCTGACGGCCGCCGCCAAGCTGCTGACGCTAGTCGGCAGCGAGGCGGTCGTCGGCGTGTTGGCGTTGCTCCTGATCATCGCCCTGCTCGAGCGTCGCGGACCGTTCTTCGCCATGTCCGCCGCAGCTGCCATGGGCGTGTCCGCATCCCTCACGCTCGGCGTCAAGCAACTCGTGGCACGACACCGTCCCGGTTCAGGAGTCAGGCTCGGAGCTGTCGACCGTACGTACTCGTTCCCTTCCGGTCACACCCTCAACTCCGCGGTGTTCCTCGGACTGGTGGTCATCTTGCTGGTACCGCTGATGCACAGGCGCCGCCAGCGCATCGCAGCCACCTGCTGTCTAGCTTTGCTCGCGGTCGGGATCGGGCTCAGCCGCGTCTACCTCGGCTATCACTGGGCCAGTGACGTCATCGCATCCTGGCTCCTGGCCGCCGCGATATTGGCTCTTCTCGGGCTCGTGAGCGCCATCTGGGTGCGCACGCCGGGCCACACCGATCGATCAGGCGCCGATCAGGTTCCCGCACCTAACGTGACGCCATGA
- a CDS encoding methylated-DNA--[protein]-cysteine S-methyltransferase, whose product MTTRWMDSPIGGLRIHASAGLITAIDFGAGKPRRTRSNDPLLDRAEQQLSEYFAGERTSFDLPLASEGSEFQKKVWAELQRIPYGETASYGDIARRLGYEPVISRAVGAANGANPIPIIVPCHRVIGSDGSLTGYAGGLERKKTLLDLEVPGLF is encoded by the coding sequence ATGACCACACGTTGGATGGACTCGCCGATCGGCGGGCTCCGCATTCACGCCTCCGCAGGACTCATCACCGCGATCGACTTCGGTGCGGGCAAGCCGCGCCGCACCCGCTCGAACGATCCACTCCTCGACCGCGCCGAGCAGCAGCTCAGCGAGTACTTCGCCGGCGAGCGCACGTCGTTCGACCTCCCGCTGGCCAGCGAGGGCTCGGAGTTCCAGAAGAAGGTCTGGGCCGAGCTGCAGCGCATCCCCTACGGCGAGACCGCGAGCTACGGCGACATCGCCCGGCGGCTGGGCTACGAGCCGGTGATCTCCCGTGCGGTCGGCGCGGCCAACGGGGCCAACCCGATCCCGATCATCGTGCCGTGCCATCGCGTGATCGGCTCCGACGGCTCGCTGACCGGCTACGCCGGCGGTCTCGAGCGCAAGAAGACCCTGCTCGACCTCGAGGTGCCCGGCCTGTTCTGA